The DNA region GCTCGCCGCTGCTTCAATACCGATTGGGCTCCATCTCCAGGTCGACATTGAAACGTTCGGCAATGTCTTTCTGGATACGCTGCGCCAGATCGAGCAATTGCAGGCCGGTTGCCGCGCCGTAATTGACCAGCACCAACGCCTGCAATTTATGCACGCCGGCGTCGGCTTCGCGGAAACCTTTCCAGCCAGCACGCTCGATCAGCCAGCCCGCCGCCAGTTTCATCTGCCCGTCCGCTTGTGCATAGGCCACCACGTCCGGGTGCTGCTGTTTGATCTGCGCGACGATGGCCGGCGACACCAGCGGGTTCTTGAAGAAGCTGCCGGCATTGCCGAGCACCGCCGGATCCGGCAATTTCTCGCTGCGGATGCTGCAAATGGCACGGCTGACGTCGGTCGGCGTCGGTTGTTCGATGCCCTGCTCGGTCAGGCGCTGACGCACCGGGCCGTATTCCAGGTGCAGATGGGCGACTCGATCCAGTTTTAAACGCACGCGCAGAATCAACCAACGCCCCGGCTGCTGTTTGAACAGGCTGTCGCGGTAGGCGAAGTTGCACTCTTCGAGACTGAAGTCGCGCAGCTCGCCGGTCTGGCGATCCAGTGCGGTCAGCCCGGCGAACACATCCTTGATCTCGACACCGTAGGCACCAATGTTCTGCATCGGCGCAGCGCCAACGGTGCCGGGAATCAGGCTGAGGTTTTCCAGTCCGGAAAATCCTAGCGCCAGCGTGTGCTGCACAAACGCATGCCACGGTTCGCCCGCTTCCGCCTCGATCACCACGCGGTTGCCGTCATCGCTGACAACGCGAATGCCACGGGTGGCCATGCGCAGCACCAGCGCCGCAATGTCAGCGGTCAGCAGCAAATTACTGCCGCCGCCGATCACCAGCAACGGCACGTCGTGAGCAGTGGAATAAGCCAGTGCTTCACGGACATCGGCGTCGCTATGGGCTTCGGCGAACAGTTGCGCGCGAACATCCACGCCAAAACTGTTGAACGGCTTCAGGGAAACCTGCGGTTGCACCTGCAAACTCATAACCGGCCCTTCACTTCGATCAACAATTGGTCACACGCAGCTTCAATCAGATCGAGCACCTGCTCGAAACCTTGATCGCCGTCGTAATACGGGTCCGGCACTTCATCGACCAGCCCTGCATAGCGACGCAAGAACAAATCCAGTTCGGCCTTGCCGGTGGAAGGCTGCAAAGCCTTGAGGTTGCGCAGGTTGCTGTTGTCCATCGCCAGAATCAGATCGCAACTGGCGAAATCGGCGCGAGTGACCTGCTGCGCGCGTTGCGCCGACAGGTCATAGCCGCGCACCTTGGCGGCGGCCTGGCTGCGTTTGTCCGGCGGATTGCCGACGTGCCAGTCACCGGTGCCGGCGGAAGCCACTTCGACCTGATCCGCCAGCCCCGCAGCGCGCAGCTTGTGGCGCAACACACCTTCGGCCGTGGGCGAACGGCAAATATTGCCCAGGCACACAAACAGAACGCGCATCAGGCCTCCAGCAGGCGACGAACGCGCTCGAGGTCTTCAAGCGTGTCGACACCGGTCGGCGGCGCGATCAACGCATCAGCGACATGAATACGCACGCCGTGCCACAGGGCACGCAGTTGCTCGAGCGATTCGGTGTTTTCCAGCCAGCACGGGCCCCAGCTCACGAAGTCCTGGAGGAAACCGGCGCGGTAGGCATAAATGCCGATGTGACGACGGTATGGCACGCCTTGCGGCAATTGCTCGCGGCTCTTGGCGAACGCATCGCGCGCCCACGGCAAGGTCGCACGGCTGAAGGTCAGCGCCAGACCGTTGAGGTCGCTGACGACTTTGACCACGTTCGGGTTGAACAGGGTGTCGACGTCTTCGATCGGCTCGGCCAGCGTGGCCATGCGCGCTTCAGTGTGGGCGGCGAGGTTGGCGGCGACCTGATCGATCACGCTTGGCGGAATCAGCGGCTCGTCGCCCTGCACGTTGACCACGATCGCGTCGGGCTCAAGGCCCAGTTTCGCCGCGACTTCAGCCAGACGATCGGTGCCGGAGTTGTGATCTTCACGGGTCAGCACCACTTCGGCGCCAAAGCCTTTGCAGGCCTCGACGATGCGCGCATCGTCAGTCGCAACCACCACACGGGTGGCGCTGCTTTTGCTCGCCTGTTCCCAGACATGCTGGATCATCGGCTTGCCGGCGATGTCCAGCAACGGCTTGCCCGGCAGGCGGGTCGAGGCGTAACGCGACGGGATGACAACGGTGAAGGCGGTGGTCATTTATCCAGACGCTCGTCGGTGGTCAGGGTGCGCGCTTCGCTTTCGAGCATCACCGGGATGCCGTCGCGGATCGGGTACGCCAGGCCGGCGCCCTTGCTGATCAGTTCGGTCTTGTCGGCGCTGAGCTTGAGCGGGCCTTTGCAGATCGGGCACGCGAGGATGTCGAGCAATTTGGTGTCCATGAACATTCCCTGGATAAAAGAGTTAAGGCAAAAGCCGATCCGGCAGCAGGCGCATCAACTGTGTGTCGAACCAGGCCACGAAGGCCGGCGACGGCACGGCATCGACCGCCAGATACCACCAGTCGGCAGCAGCGAAGGCACGGCACTTCACCGCGTCCTTTTCGGTCATCACCAACGGCAACGACGGTGTGAAATTCAAGGCCTGCACGCTGTATTCGGCGTGGTCGGCAAACGCATGCGGGACTGTTCGCCAGTCTAGCGCTTCGAGGGTATTGAAGAAACGTTGCGGATTACCGATCCCGGCGACCGCGTGTACGGCCTGACCCGTCGGAAAATGCTCGAGCGGCTTGCGCTCGCCACTGCGCAAATTGACCAGCGCGGTGGGTTGCAGGCGGAAAGCGAAGCCGTCGTCGCGGTCTTCAGTGGCACCGTTGAACAGTACGCCGTCGACGCTTTGCAGACGTTCGATCGGC from Pseudomonas helmanticensis includes:
- the murB gene encoding UDP-N-acetylmuramate dehydrogenase; this translates as MSLQVQPQVSLKPFNSFGVDVRAQLFAEAHSDADVREALAYSTAHDVPLLVIGGGSNLLLTADIAALVLRMATRGIRVVSDDGNRVVIEAEAGEPWHAFVQHTLALGFSGLENLSLIPGTVGAAPMQNIGAYGVEIKDVFAGLTALDRQTGELRDFSLEECNFAYRDSLFKQQPGRWLILRVRLKLDRVAHLHLEYGPVRQRLTEQGIEQPTPTDVSRAICSIRSEKLPDPAVLGNAGSFFKNPLVSPAIVAQIKQQHPDVVAYAQADGQMKLAAGWLIERAGWKGFREADAGVHKLQALVLVNYGAATGLQLLDLAQRIQKDIAERFNVDLEMEPNRY
- a CDS encoding low molecular weight protein-tyrosine-phosphatase, with the translated sequence MRVLFVCLGNICRSPTAEGVLRHKLRAAGLADQVEVASAGTGDWHVGNPPDKRSQAAAKVRGYDLSAQRAQQVTRADFASCDLILAMDNSNLRNLKALQPSTGKAELDLFLRRYAGLVDEVPDPYYDGDQGFEQVLDLIEAACDQLLIEVKGRL
- the kdsB gene encoding 3-deoxy-manno-octulosonate cytidylyltransferase, with protein sequence MTTAFTVVIPSRYASTRLPGKPLLDIAGKPMIQHVWEQASKSSATRVVVATDDARIVEACKGFGAEVVLTREDHNSGTDRLAEVAAKLGLEPDAIVVNVQGDEPLIPPSVIDQVAANLAAHTEARMATLAEPIEDVDTLFNPNVVKVVSDLNGLALTFSRATLPWARDAFAKSREQLPQGVPYRRHIGIYAYRAGFLQDFVSWGPCWLENTESLEQLRALWHGVRIHVADALIAPPTGVDTLEDLERVRRLLEA
- a CDS encoding Trm112 family protein; its protein translation is MDTKLLDILACPICKGPLKLSADKTELISKGAGLAYPIRDGIPVMLESEARTLTTDERLDK